The following coding sequences lie in one Pseudarthrobacter phenanthrenivorans Sphe3 genomic window:
- a CDS encoding cytidine deaminase, with translation MSRGDGVVPVTGAGGLDSGTVDWDALRAAAIAAMQKAYVPYSKFPVGAAALTGDGRIVSGCNVENASYGLTLCAECALVGQLHMTGGGLLRAFYCVDGGGNVLMPCGRCRQLLYEFRAPDMQLMTTQGIKSMDQVLPDAFGPEHLEENR, from the coding sequence ATGTCAAGGGGTGACGGCGTGGTTCCGGTGACCGGCGCGGGCGGCCTGGACTCCGGGACCGTGGACTGGGACGCGCTCAGGGCCGCTGCCATCGCCGCCATGCAAAAGGCCTACGTGCCGTATTCGAAGTTCCCGGTGGGGGCCGCCGCCCTCACCGGGGACGGCCGGATCGTGAGCGGCTGCAACGTGGAGAACGCCAGCTACGGGCTGACCTTGTGCGCCGAGTGTGCGCTGGTGGGCCAGCTGCATATGACCGGAGGCGGGCTGCTGCGCGCCTTCTACTGCGTGGACGGGGGCGGCAATGTCCTGATGCCCTGCGGACGCTGCCGCCAGCTGCTTTACGAGTTCCGCGCCCCGGACATGCAGCTCATGACCACCCAGGGCATCAAGTCCATGGACCAGGTGTTGCCTGACGCCTTCGGTCCCGAACACCTTGAGGAGAACCGGTGA
- a CDS encoding DedA family protein, producing MQAINDFILAAAGQPWVLVLVLACCVIDGFFPPIPSESVVVGLSAVAATADVPNPWLLMLIAAIGAFTGDNIAYLIGRKVGTRRWSWMRGPRMQGAFRWAGRELRKRPASLILVARFVPIGRVAVNLTAGVTHYPHLRFVGLTVLSATLWAAYSVGIGLFFGQWFEDNHLLGAVIAIVCAVALGIVVDLVINRVRRRPPMVERMKEPGA from the coding sequence ATGCAGGCCATCAATGACTTCATCCTCGCCGCCGCCGGACAGCCCTGGGTGCTGGTCCTGGTACTGGCGTGCTGTGTCATTGACGGCTTCTTCCCGCCCATCCCCAGCGAGTCGGTGGTCGTGGGGCTGTCGGCCGTCGCGGCCACCGCGGACGTCCCCAACCCCTGGCTCCTGATGCTGATCGCGGCCATCGGTGCCTTCACCGGGGACAACATCGCCTACCTTATCGGCCGCAAAGTGGGGACCAGGCGATGGTCCTGGATGCGCGGACCGCGGATGCAAGGCGCCTTCCGCTGGGCGGGCCGTGAACTCCGGAAGCGGCCGGCCTCGCTGATCCTGGTGGCCCGGTTCGTCCCCATCGGCCGGGTTGCCGTCAACCTCACTGCCGGCGTGACCCACTATCCGCACCTGCGCTTCGTGGGCCTCACCGTGCTCTCGGCTACCCTGTGGGCGGCTTATTCAGTGGGAATAGGACTGTTCTTTGGCCAGTGGTTCGAGGACAACCACCTGCTGGGCGCAGTGATCGCAATTGTGTGCGCCGTGGCGCTGGGGATCGTGGTGGACCTGGTGATCAACCGGGTCCGGCGCCGGCCGCCGATGGTGGAGCGGATGAAGGAACCCGGGGCGTAG
- a CDS encoding DedA family protein — MEFINEAVLHAAGQWWIYPVLLLFFFVDGFAMVVPSETLIVALAAFSRHSGEPNLWILGLTALVGAIAGDNMAFMLGRRIGLTRWKWMRRPKVQKAFSWARYELDKRGAVLIFTARYIPWGRVAVNYVAGSTGFGHRRFFLLDAFACITWVGYSIGIGLLASSFPWLHHNPLLSAGIAVVFAIVLGILIDHGLRWWHKHLARNDAEEVDEWLDGGPSGARGAAKGTRAMLAPAAGDTGPAAK, encoded by the coding sequence GTGGAGTTTATTAATGAGGCCGTGCTCCATGCAGCGGGCCAATGGTGGATCTATCCGGTCCTGCTGTTGTTCTTCTTCGTTGACGGCTTTGCCATGGTGGTCCCCAGCGAGACCCTGATCGTGGCCCTGGCGGCCTTCTCCCGGCACAGCGGGGAACCCAATCTGTGGATCCTGGGCCTGACCGCGCTGGTCGGCGCGATCGCCGGGGACAACATGGCATTCATGCTGGGCCGCAGGATCGGCCTGACCCGGTGGAAGTGGATGCGCCGGCCCAAGGTCCAGAAAGCCTTCAGCTGGGCACGGTACGAGCTGGACAAGCGCGGTGCAGTGCTGATCTTCACGGCCCGCTACATTCCCTGGGGCAGGGTGGCGGTCAACTACGTGGCCGGCAGCACGGGGTTCGGGCACCGCCGCTTCTTCCTCCTCGACGCTTTCGCCTGCATCACGTGGGTGGGCTATTCCATCGGCATCGGGTTGCTGGCCAGCTCCTTCCCGTGGCTCCACCACAATCCGCTCCTCAGCGCGGGCATTGCAGTGGTGTTCGCCATCGTCCTGGGCATCCTCATCGACCACGGGCTCCGGTGGTGGCACAAGCACCTCGCCCGCAACGACGCCGAAGAGGTTGATGAGTGGCTCGACGGCGGTCCCTCCGGTGCACGCGGCGCAGCAAAAGGCACCAGGGCCATGCTCGCGCCCGCCGCCGGGGACACCGGACCCGCAGCCAAGTAG
- a CDS encoding adenosine deaminase, producing the protein MTEPIVDAAPAIDFDLKNLPKVSLHDHLDGGLRPATIIELAEAAGHTLPSTDPVALGEWFRESANSGSLVRYLETFDHTVAVMQTYEGLFRVAKEFVEDLADDGVVYGEVRWAPEQHLQKGLTLDEAVEAVQEGLEAGVEAVGESGREIQVGQLITAMRHADRGQEIAELAVRHRNKGAVGFDIAGAEDGFLPSRFKDAFTYLAQQNFPATVHAGEAAGLESIQSALVDGRALRLGHGVRIAEDIMVEFDDDDEDTVGLVTLGDLSSWIRDRGIALEICPSSNLQTGAIAGFGEGIESHPLDMLYQLGFNVTINTDNRLMSGVTLTDEFNLLVETFDYDLDDLLELTLNAAEAAFLPLEEKEALVEYINDSYANLG; encoded by the coding sequence GTGACTGAGCCCATTGTTGACGCCGCCCCTGCCATTGACTTCGACCTGAAGAACCTCCCCAAGGTCTCCCTCCACGACCACCTGGATGGAGGACTCCGCCCGGCCACCATCATCGAGCTGGCCGAGGCCGCCGGCCATACGCTTCCTTCCACCGATCCGGTGGCCCTGGGGGAATGGTTCCGCGAGTCGGCCAACTCCGGTTCGCTGGTGCGCTACCTGGAAACGTTCGACCACACCGTGGCCGTGATGCAGACCTACGAAGGCCTTTTCCGGGTCGCCAAGGAATTCGTGGAGGACCTCGCAGACGACGGCGTTGTCTACGGTGAGGTGCGCTGGGCGCCTGAGCAGCACCTGCAGAAGGGCCTCACGCTGGACGAAGCCGTGGAAGCCGTGCAGGAAGGGCTTGAAGCAGGCGTCGAAGCAGTGGGGGAGAGCGGCCGCGAGATCCAGGTGGGCCAGCTGATCACCGCGATGCGCCATGCCGACCGGGGACAGGAAATTGCAGAGCTTGCCGTCCGCCACCGCAACAAGGGCGCCGTTGGTTTCGACATCGCTGGAGCGGAGGACGGGTTCCTGCCCTCGCGCTTCAAGGACGCCTTCACCTACCTGGCGCAGCAGAACTTCCCTGCCACCGTCCACGCCGGTGAGGCAGCGGGACTGGAAAGCATCCAGTCCGCCCTGGTGGACGGCCGGGCCCTCCGGCTGGGACATGGCGTCCGGATCGCCGAGGACATCATGGTGGAGTTCGACGACGACGACGAGGACACTGTTGGCCTCGTTACCCTGGGCGACCTCTCCAGCTGGATCCGGGACCGCGGCATCGCCCTGGAAATCTGCCCGTCCTCCAACCTGCAGACCGGCGCCATCGCAGGGTTCGGCGAGGGCATTGAAAGCCACCCCCTGGACATGCTCTACCAGCTGGGTTTCAATGTCACCATCAACACCGACAACCGGCTGATGAGCGGTGTCACGCTGACCGACGAGTTCAACCTGCTGGTGGAAACCTTCGACTACGACCTTGATGACCTGCTCGAGCTGACGCTGAACGCGGCCGAAGCGGCCTTCCTGCCCCTCGAGGAGAAGGAAGCGCTGGTGGAGTACATCAACGACTCCTACGCAAACCTTGGCTGA
- a CDS encoding MazG nucleotide pyrophosphohydrolase domain-containing protein: MGALTHASLVEYLLEEAFEVAETIEAGHPDAELLGELGDVLLQVVLHARLAEERGAFTFDDVARGLSAKMVRRNPHVFRPDGSLHDRFPATVDEIVQKWDAVKRAERPERQDPFEGIPLALPALARAQKSIDRAARAGAGQVHPPTAPQPETEEELGELLLAVVHSAHAGGFDAERALRGAVRRYQEGAARLPREG; encoded by the coding sequence ATGGGCGCGCTCACCCATGCCTCGCTGGTGGAGTACCTCCTTGAGGAGGCCTTCGAAGTGGCCGAGACCATTGAGGCCGGGCATCCCGACGCCGAACTGCTGGGGGAGCTGGGCGATGTGCTGCTCCAGGTGGTGCTGCACGCCCGGCTCGCCGAGGAGCGCGGCGCCTTCACGTTCGACGACGTCGCACGCGGCCTGAGTGCCAAGATGGTCCGCCGCAACCCGCACGTGTTCCGGCCGGACGGCTCCCTGCACGACCGCTTCCCGGCCACGGTGGACGAGATCGTGCAGAAGTGGGACGCCGTGAAGCGTGCGGAGCGGCCGGAGCGGCAGGACCCCTTCGAGGGGATTCCGCTGGCCCTGCCGGCGCTCGCCCGGGCGCAGAAGTCCATCGACCGGGCCGCGCGGGCAGGCGCAGGGCAGGTCCACCCGCCGACGGCACCCCAGCCTGAGACGGAGGAAGAGCTCGGGGAGCTGCTGCTCGCCGTCGTGCATTCCGCCCATGCCGGTGGTTTCGATGCCGAGCGTGCGCTGCGCGGCGCAGTCCGGCGCTACCAGGAGGGCGCTGCCCGCCTGCCCCGCGAGGGATAG
- the eno gene encoding phosphopyruvate hydratase, with the protein MALIDAIHAREILDSRGNPTVEVEVLLSDGQIGRAAVPSGASTGEHEAVELRDGDKGRYLGKGVQKAVDAIIDQIAPALTGFDATDQRSIDQAMLDLDGTPNKGKLGANAILGVSLAVANAAAASADLPLYKYLGGPNAHVLPVPLMNILNGGSHADSDVDIQEFMVVPLGAETFSEGLRWGVEVYHALKSVLKEKGLATGLGDEGGFAPNLPSNRAALDLIQEAIKNAGYTPGKDIALALDVASSEFFTNGAYQFEGKSLTSAEMSAYYTELVADYPLVSIEDPLDENDWDGWKTLTDSIGDKVQLVGDDLFVTNPSILQRGIDTKTANSLLVKVNQIGSLTETLDAVSLAQRAGYTTITSHRSGETEDTTIADISVATNAGQIKTGAPARSERVAKYNQLLRIEEELDDAARYAGRGAFPRFKG; encoded by the coding sequence ATGGCGCTTATCGATGCCATCCACGCCCGCGAGATCCTCGATTCCCGTGGCAACCCGACCGTAGAAGTTGAGGTCCTGCTCTCCGACGGCCAGATCGGCCGCGCAGCAGTTCCCTCCGGCGCCTCCACCGGCGAGCACGAAGCCGTTGAACTGCGCGACGGCGACAAGGGCCGCTACCTCGGCAAGGGCGTCCAGAAGGCCGTTGACGCGATCATCGACCAGATCGCCCCGGCCCTGACCGGCTTCGACGCCACCGACCAGCGCAGCATCGACCAGGCCATGCTGGACCTGGACGGCACGCCGAACAAGGGCAAGCTCGGCGCCAACGCCATCCTGGGCGTGTCCCTGGCCGTGGCCAACGCAGCCGCCGCTTCCGCTGACCTGCCGCTGTACAAGTACCTGGGCGGCCCGAACGCCCACGTGCTGCCGGTTCCGCTGATGAACATCCTCAACGGCGGTTCCCACGCCGATTCCGACGTGGACATCCAGGAATTCATGGTTGTCCCGCTGGGTGCAGAGACCTTCTCGGAGGGCCTGCGCTGGGGCGTCGAGGTCTACCACGCCCTGAAGTCCGTGCTGAAGGAAAAGGGCCTCGCCACCGGCCTGGGCGACGAAGGCGGCTTCGCACCGAACCTGCCCTCCAACCGGGCAGCACTGGACCTGATCCAGGAAGCCATCAAGAACGCCGGCTACACCCCGGGCAAGGACATCGCACTGGCCCTGGATGTTGCCTCCTCCGAGTTCTTCACCAACGGCGCCTACCAGTTCGAAGGCAAGTCGCTGACCTCCGCCGAGATGAGCGCCTACTACACCGAACTCGTTGCCGACTACCCGCTGGTGTCCATCGAGGACCCGCTGGACGAGAACGACTGGGACGGCTGGAAGACCCTCACCGACTCCATCGGCGACAAGGTGCAGCTGGTGGGCGACGACCTGTTCGTCACCAACCCCTCCATCCTGCAGCGCGGCATCGACACCAAGACCGCCAACTCCCTGCTGGTCAAGGTCAACCAGATCGGCTCCCTGACCGAAACCCTGGATGCCGTCAGCCTGGCCCAGCGTGCCGGCTACACCACCATCACCTCGCACCGCTCCGGCGAGACCGAGGACACCACCATCGCCGACATCTCGGTGGCCACCAACGCGGGCCAGATCAAGACCGGCGCACCGGCCCGCTCCGAGCGCGTGGCCAAGTACAACCAGCTGCTGCGCATCGAAGAGGAACTCGACGACGCTGCACGCTACGCAGGCCGCGGGGCTTTCCCGCGTTTCAAGGGCTAG
- a CDS encoding FtsB family cell division protein, translated as MATRRPKVPKVAPSRSPKEASEGADVIRADFGSAKDAPAPESTGPAAHRPGKPAGKGPGYAGRNGSSAAAGPGKPAAETTSDEDQQPVPAKAFSGRMLALAVVMIAITIMLAPTVKIFFDKKAEIDALNADIAARQAEGDVLRQQVSRWQDPNYVKQQARDRINMVMPGETGYWVFGSDLPAGETSSQPGAAAQDPADLPWVDSLWESITRAATD; from the coding sequence ATGGCTACCCGCCGTCCCAAAGTCCCCAAGGTTGCCCCGTCCCGCTCCCCAAAGGAAGCTTCCGAAGGCGCGGACGTCATCCGCGCGGATTTTGGCTCGGCCAAGGACGCGCCCGCTCCGGAAAGCACAGGCCCTGCGGCACACCGTCCCGGGAAGCCTGCCGGAAAAGGCCCCGGATACGCGGGCCGCAACGGGAGCAGCGCGGCGGCCGGCCCAGGGAAACCAGCCGCCGAAACAACAAGCGATGAAGACCAGCAGCCGGTACCGGCCAAGGCCTTCTCCGGCCGGATGCTCGCCCTTGCGGTGGTGATGATTGCCATCACCATCATGCTGGCGCCCACGGTCAAGATCTTCTTCGACAAAAAGGCCGAGATCGATGCGCTGAACGCCGACATCGCCGCACGCCAGGCGGAAGGGGACGTCCTCCGGCAGCAGGTCTCACGGTGGCAGGACCCCAACTACGTGAAACAGCAGGCCCGGGACCGCATTAACATGGTTATGCCGGGAGAAACCGGCTACTGGGTTTTCGGCAGCGATCTGCCGGCCGGAGAAACCAGCAGCCAGCCCGGTGCAGCAGCACAAGACCCCGCCGATCTGCCGTGGGTGGATTCCCTGTGGGAGTCCATCACGCGCGCGGCTACAGACTGA
- a CDS encoding DUF501 domain-containing protein, translated as MEHNTAAARDESRQPSAHDLEVLSRQLGRPVRDVVEIPARCICGNPLVAATAPRLSNGTPFPTTFYLTHPVITSAVSRLEAAGVMNDMNGQLAGDPELSAAYRAAHDAYLAARDAIGERSGIGPVPEIDGISAGGMPTRVKCLHVLVGHSLAAGPGVNPLGDEALRQIQEWWTAGRCYCDGAWDTTGEAPSRDLSRHGPQGLPDIVGRPAPERKSARTAGAAE; from the coding sequence GTGGAACACAACACGGCAGCCGCCCGGGACGAATCCCGCCAGCCATCAGCACACGACCTTGAAGTACTGAGCCGCCAGCTGGGACGGCCGGTCCGTGACGTGGTGGAGATTCCTGCACGCTGCATCTGCGGCAATCCGCTCGTAGCCGCCACCGCTCCCCGCCTGAGCAACGGGACGCCGTTTCCCACCACTTTCTACCTGACACACCCGGTCATCACGTCCGCCGTCTCACGGCTCGAAGCTGCAGGCGTCATGAACGACATGAACGGGCAGCTGGCCGGAGACCCTGAACTTTCTGCCGCCTACCGGGCAGCCCACGACGCCTACCTGGCCGCGCGCGACGCGATTGGCGAGCGCTCCGGCATCGGCCCGGTTCCCGAAATTGACGGGATCTCCGCCGGCGGCATGCCCACCCGCGTCAAATGCCTGCACGTCCTGGTGGGCCACTCACTGGCCGCCGGCCCCGGAGTCAACCCCCTGGGGGACGAAGCGCTGCGCCAGATCCAGGAGTGGTGGACCGCCGGGCGCTGCTACTGCGACGGCGCCTGGGACACCACCGGCGAGGCGCCCTCAAGGGACCTGAGCCGCCACGGGCCGCAGGGCCTGCCGGACATCGTGGGGCGGCCGGCCCCGGAGCGGAAATCCGCCAGGACGGCCGGGGCCGCCGAATGA
- a CDS encoding Ppx/GppA phosphatase family protein has protein sequence MTRVAAIDCGTNSIRLLIADVDRSNGAARLTDVVREMRVVRLGQGVDATGELAPEALERTFAATADYADLIRRHGARKVRFVATSASRDARNRDVFVDGVRNLLGVEPEVISGDEEAALSFAGASSVLPVLDGQEVLVVDLGGGSTEFVLGTAAGVTAGKSVDIGCVRLTERHLKDDPPTAEQVAAAEADVDAAIARVRRDVPLERATAVVGVAGSITTITAHALELTEYSPDAIHGTELPLDTIRAASTGLLGMTRADRAALPYMHPGRVDVIGAGGLVWRRILEQMDGITGGRISTATASEHDILDGIALSIG, from the coding sequence ATGACGCGCGTGGCCGCCATCGACTGCGGCACCAACTCCATCCGCCTCCTGATCGCAGACGTGGACCGCAGCAACGGCGCTGCACGCCTCACCGACGTGGTCAGGGAAATGCGCGTGGTCCGCCTGGGCCAGGGGGTGGACGCCACCGGAGAGCTGGCACCGGAGGCGCTGGAGCGGACCTTCGCGGCAACTGCTGACTACGCAGACCTCATCCGTCGGCACGGCGCCCGGAAGGTCCGGTTTGTGGCCACATCCGCCAGCCGGGATGCACGGAACCGGGACGTGTTCGTGGACGGGGTCCGCAACCTGCTGGGTGTTGAACCCGAAGTCATCTCCGGAGACGAGGAAGCGGCGCTGTCCTTCGCCGGCGCCAGCAGCGTGCTGCCTGTCCTGGACGGCCAGGAAGTGCTGGTGGTGGACCTGGGCGGCGGCAGCACCGAGTTCGTCCTCGGTACAGCCGCCGGGGTCACAGCCGGCAAGTCCGTTGACATCGGCTGCGTGCGGCTCACTGAACGCCACCTGAAGGATGATCCACCCACTGCCGAACAGGTTGCTGCCGCCGAAGCCGACGTGGACGCAGCCATCGCCCGTGTCCGCCGGGACGTGCCGCTGGAACGTGCCACCGCCGTCGTCGGCGTTGCCGGTTCCATCACTACCATCACTGCGCACGCGCTCGAACTCACCGAGTATTCGCCGGACGCGATCCATGGCACGGAACTGCCCCTGGACACCATCCGTGCGGCCTCAACAGGACTGCTGGGGATGACCCGGGCCGATCGCGCCGCACTGCCGTACATGCACCCCGGCCGCGTAGACGTCATCGGAGCCGGCGGGCTGGTGTGGCGGCGCATCCTGGAGCAGATGGACGGGATAACCGGCGGGCGCATCAGCACCGCCACAGCCAGTGAGCACGACATCCTTGACGGCATCGCCCTGAGCATCGGCTGA
- a CDS encoding S8 family serine peptidase, which yields MQNYSTATPPVNKAGRALLALLMAACCLSAGLVTAPGARADEWRDKQYWLAESGITKAWEVSKGAGVKVAVIDSGIDAQHPDLKGAVAGGYDASGSGQPNGQKSVGVKPEHGTLVATMLAGRGHQPASPSPSPSPSPGPSGQAPDGIVGVAPEAQLLSVSTWLGSSNPSGKSDQDQIPEAVRWAVDNGAKVINISLGSTTPQWPQSWDAAFLYAEQKDVVIVAAAGNRVGGNIQVGAPATIPGVLTVAGLDRKGVASVDASSQGISIGVAAPAENLLGGLPGGGYAEWAGTSGSAPIVAGVAALIRSKWPDMSAEQVINRIVSTAKDAGAPGKDPLYGFGVLNAEAALKDQVPEASANPLGSIAEWIRVHRRGNMGTPAPLPTGDVSSAVPTLPEATVPVAEAPSQRDTAVGAAVVIGFALLFVAIIAAALLQLRRAARNPALLREDAETGVIEKVDSGQNT from the coding sequence ATGCAGAATTACAGCACCGCAACACCCCCAGTGAACAAGGCCGGAAGGGCCCTGCTTGCCCTGCTCATGGCTGCCTGCTGCCTGTCGGCGGGCCTGGTAACGGCTCCCGGGGCCCGCGCCGACGAATGGCGGGACAAGCAGTACTGGCTGGCAGAGTCCGGCATCACCAAGGCGTGGGAGGTTTCCAAGGGCGCCGGCGTCAAGGTGGCCGTCATCGACAGCGGCATTGACGCCCAGCACCCGGACCTGAAGGGTGCGGTGGCCGGCGGCTACGACGCGTCCGGTTCCGGGCAGCCGAACGGACAGAAGAGCGTGGGCGTCAAACCCGAGCATGGCACCCTGGTGGCCACCATGCTGGCCGGCCGCGGGCACCAGCCCGCCAGTCCCAGTCCCAGCCCCAGTCCGTCGCCCGGGCCTTCCGGCCAGGCTCCGGACGGGATCGTGGGGGTTGCCCCGGAAGCCCAGCTCCTCTCCGTGTCCACGTGGCTGGGCTCCAGCAATCCCTCCGGCAAGAGCGACCAGGACCAGATTCCGGAAGCTGTCCGCTGGGCCGTGGACAACGGTGCCAAGGTCATCAACATCTCCCTGGGCAGCACCACTCCGCAGTGGCCGCAGAGCTGGGACGCGGCGTTCCTCTACGCCGAGCAGAAGGATGTGGTGATCGTTGCGGCTGCCGGGAACCGGGTGGGCGGCAACATCCAGGTGGGGGCTCCGGCCACCATCCCCGGTGTCCTCACGGTGGCAGGCCTGGACCGGAAGGGCGTAGCCAGCGTTGACGCCTCCTCCCAGGGCATCAGTATCGGCGTGGCCGCGCCTGCGGAAAACCTGCTGGGCGGCCTTCCCGGCGGCGGGTACGCGGAATGGGCAGGAACCTCCGGCAGCGCTCCCATTGTGGCCGGTGTCGCTGCATTGATCCGCTCCAAGTGGCCCGACATGAGCGCCGAGCAGGTCATCAACCGGATCGTCTCCACCGCCAAGGACGCCGGCGCGCCTGGCAAGGACCCGCTGTACGGCTTCGGCGTGCTGAATGCCGAGGCGGCCCTGAAGGATCAGGTCCCGGAGGCCAGCGCGAACCCGCTCGGTTCCATCGCCGAATGGATCCGCGTGCACCGGCGCGGAAACATGGGCACTCCGGCCCCGCTGCCCACGGGGGACGTCTCCAGCGCCGTCCCCACGCTGCCCGAGGCCACCGTGCCCGTAGCGGAGGCGCCTTCACAGCGTGACACTGCCGTCGGCGCCGCCGTCGTCATTGGCTTCGCGCTGCTGTTTGTGGCCATCATCGCTGCGGCCCTCCTCCAGCTGCGCCGCGCGGCCAGGAACCCCGCGCTGCTTCGGGAGGACGCCGAAACCGGCGTCATTGAGAAGGTGGACTCCGGCCAGAACACTTAG
- a CDS encoding NAD(P)/FAD-dependent oxidoreductase gives MATTPELQDRPRVLVVGGGYVGLYVALKLQKKIANAGGIVTLVDPLPYMTYQPFLPEVAGGNIEARHAVVSHRKHLQQTELIQGRVTSIDHENRTAVVAPADGGAPFEVPYFDVVLAAGAITRTFPIKGLADKGIGLKTIEEAVALRNKVLERIELASTMTDPAARARALTFVVVGGGFAGIECITEMEDLARAAVRNNPRVKQEEVRFVLVEAMGRIMPEVTAKQAEWVVEHLRSRGIEVLLNTSLDSAEGTLKLINLPDKTPAQEFEADTLVWTAGVQANPMVRSTDFPLEPRGRVRVLPDLRIAGDEGIIDNAWAAGDVAAVPDLTGKGLPDGTCVPNAQHALRQAKRLAKNLWASRWDKPLKDYKHKNLGAVAGFGEWKGVANINLVGSIGLKGGLAWLAHRGYHGLAMPTFERKFRVILNWIIAFFAGRDTTQLLDLDNPRGAFVAAATPAPKPAAAAAPAAPAAPAAAPPAGGSGSTAVPPATADAKEAVAAKAK, from the coding sequence ATGGCAACCACCCCAGAGCTCCAGGACCGTCCCAGGGTACTCGTCGTCGGCGGCGGGTACGTCGGCCTGTACGTAGCACTCAAACTGCAGAAGAAGATCGCGAATGCCGGTGGCATCGTCACCCTCGTGGATCCACTGCCCTACATGACTTACCAGCCCTTCCTGCCCGAGGTGGCCGGCGGCAACATCGAGGCCCGCCACGCTGTGGTCTCCCACCGCAAGCACCTCCAGCAGACCGAACTGATCCAGGGCCGCGTCACCTCGATCGACCATGAGAACCGCACCGCTGTGGTGGCGCCCGCCGACGGCGGCGCCCCGTTCGAGGTTCCCTATTTCGACGTCGTCCTGGCCGCCGGTGCCATCACACGCACCTTCCCCATCAAGGGCCTCGCGGACAAGGGCATCGGCCTGAAGACCATCGAGGAAGCCGTTGCGCTGCGCAACAAGGTCCTGGAGCGCATCGAACTGGCCTCCACCATGACCGATCCGGCTGCCCGCGCCCGTGCCCTCACCTTCGTCGTGGTGGGCGGCGGCTTCGCCGGCATCGAGTGCATCACCGAGATGGAGGACCTCGCCCGGGCCGCCGTCCGCAACAACCCGCGCGTCAAGCAGGAGGAAGTCCGCTTCGTCCTGGTCGAAGCCATGGGCCGGATCATGCCCGAGGTCACTGCCAAGCAGGCCGAGTGGGTCGTGGAGCACCTCCGCAGCCGCGGCATCGAGGTCCTGCTGAACACGTCGCTGGACAGCGCCGAAGGCACCCTCAAGCTGATCAACCTTCCGGACAAGACCCCCGCCCAGGAATTCGAAGCCGACACCCTCGTGTGGACCGCCGGCGTGCAGGCCAACCCTATGGTCCGCTCCACCGACTTCCCGCTGGAGCCGCGCGGCCGCGTCCGCGTCCTGCCGGACCTGCGCATCGCCGGTGACGAAGGCATCATCGACAACGCCTGGGCCGCCGGCGACGTCGCCGCGGTTCCGGACCTGACCGGCAAGGGCCTGCCGGACGGTACCTGCGTCCCCAACGCCCAGCACGCGCTGCGCCAGGCCAAGCGCCTCGCCAAGAACCTGTGGGCTTCCCGCTGGGACAAGCCGCTCAAGGACTACAAGCACAAGAACCTGGGTGCCGTAGCCGGCTTCGGCGAGTGGAAAGGCGTTGCCAACATCAACCTGGTTGGCAGCATCGGCCTCAAGGGCGGCCTTGCCTGGCTCGCGCACCGCGGTTACCACGGCCTGGCCATGCCCACGTTCGAGCGCAAGTTCCGCGTGATCCTCAACTGGATCATCGCCTTCTTCGCGGGCCGGGACACCACCCAGCTGCTGGACCTGGACAACCCGCGCGGTGCCTTCGTGGCAGCTGCCACGCCTGCACCCAAGCCGGCCGCTGCAGCCGCACCTGCGGCCCCTGCCGCGCCGGCTGCCGCACCCCCGGCAGGCGGCTCAGGTTCCACAGCCGTCCCGCCAGCCACCGCGGATGCCAAGGAAGCCGTGGCGGCCAAGGCCAAGTAG